The following coding sequences are from one Lipingzhangella halophila window:
- a CDS encoding aspartate aminotransferase family protein produces MSDLRARHHAVMPSWLSLYYDSPIELASGKGARVTDADGHTYLDFFCGIVTTMLGYDVAEVREAVERQLARGVVHTSTLYLIRGQVEVAERIARLSGIPDAKVFFTNSGTEANETALLLATHARGTDQVLAMRNSYHGRSYGTIGVTGNRGWKNSSLSPLNAHYLHGTDRDAPAFRGMSDAEYIDACVADLRDVLATATAPNVACLIAEPVQGVGGFAMAPDGLFAAYKEVLDEQGILFISDEVQTGWGRTGSSFWGIGNHGVTPDAMTFAKGLGNGFAVGGVVARGDLMDALPAKGVSTFGGNPIAMAAAGATIDYVLEHDLQANAARVGSVLIDGLRPLTDLSTVGAVRGKGLMLAVEMVDPGTGAPAPSLATAVMERARERGLLVGKGGLHDNALRMSPPLTLTAEDAREGRDILLDVVTAVHGEAAKA; encoded by the coding sequence ATGTCGGATCTGCGCGCACGTCACCACGCTGTCATGCCCTCGTGGCTCTCTCTCTACTACGACTCCCCGATCGAACTGGCCAGCGGCAAGGGGGCCCGGGTCACCGACGCCGACGGCCACACGTACCTGGACTTCTTCTGCGGGATCGTCACCACCATGCTCGGCTACGACGTAGCCGAGGTCCGCGAGGCGGTCGAGCGCCAGCTCGCCCGCGGCGTCGTGCACACCTCGACCCTGTACCTGATCCGCGGCCAGGTGGAGGTCGCGGAGCGGATCGCCCGGCTCTCCGGGATCCCCGACGCCAAGGTGTTCTTCACCAACTCCGGAACCGAAGCCAACGAGACCGCGCTGCTGCTCGCCACGCACGCACGCGGGACCGACCAGGTGCTGGCCATGCGCAACAGCTACCACGGGCGCTCGTACGGCACGATCGGGGTCACGGGCAACCGGGGGTGGAAGAACTCCTCGCTTTCCCCGCTCAACGCGCACTACCTGCACGGCACCGACCGCGATGCCCCGGCGTTCCGCGGCATGTCCGACGCGGAGTACATCGACGCCTGTGTTGCCGACCTGCGGGATGTGCTGGCCACCGCCACCGCACCCAACGTTGCCTGCCTGATCGCCGAGCCCGTGCAGGGGGTGGGCGGATTCGCCATGGCCCCGGACGGACTGTTCGCCGCCTACAAGGAGGTGCTCGACGAGCAGGGGATCCTGTTCATCTCGGACGAGGTGCAGACCGGATGGGGACGCACCGGGTCGAGCTTCTGGGGGATCGGCAACCACGGCGTCACCCCCGATGCCATGACCTTCGCCAAGGGGCTGGGCAACGGCTTCGCCGTGGGCGGGGTGGTGGCCCGTGGCGACCTCATGGACGCCCTGCCGGCCAAGGGGGTGTCCACCTTCGGCGGCAACCCGATCGCCATGGCGGCGGCCGGTGCCACGATCGACTACGTGCTTGAGCACGATCTGCAGGCCAACGCCGCGCGCGTGGGTTCCGTGCTGATTGACGGGCTGCGGCCCCTCACGGATCTGAGCACGGTCGGTGCCGTCCGGGGCAAGGGGCTGATGCTCGCGGTCGAGATGGTCGACCCCGGCACTGGTGCGCCGGCTCCATCGCTGGCCACGGCCGTCATGGAGCGGGCCCGCGAGCGGGGGCTTCTGGTGGGCAAGGGCGGGTTGCACGACAACGCCCTGCGGATGTCGCCTCCCCTGACCCTCACCGCGGAGGACGCGCGCGAAGGGCGGGACATCCTTCTCGACGTGGTCACCGCCGTGCATGGCGAGGCGGCCAAGGCCTGA
- a CDS encoding VTT domain-containing protein produces the protein MIETFSSLLFGLASALLPVLNVELYLVGAAAAMKGDGALFAMAVAAGFGQTVGKIGYYYMGRGALDIPWLRRKAEKPNRWSERVAGWRSKAEGRPWWTAGLVGVSSLTSIPPFMVICVLAGTVRMPFLVFTTVTFATRTVRFLLLVYAPSAAMALVPG, from the coding sequence GTGATTGAGACCTTTTCCTCGTTGTTGTTCGGTCTGGCCTCCGCCTTGCTGCCAGTCCTCAACGTGGAGCTCTACCTGGTGGGCGCGGCGGCGGCCATGAAGGGCGACGGGGCGTTGTTCGCCATGGCTGTGGCGGCGGGCTTCGGCCAGACCGTCGGCAAGATCGGCTACTACTACATGGGGCGCGGCGCGCTCGACATCCCGTGGCTGCGCCGCAAGGCGGAAAAGCCCAACCGGTGGAGCGAGCGCGTGGCCGGGTGGCGGAGCAAGGCCGAAGGGCGCCCGTGGTGGACGGCCGGGCTGGTCGGTGTCAGCTCCCTGACCAGTATCCCGCCGTTCATGGTGATCTGCGTGCTGGCCGGGACCGTCCGGATGCCGTTTCTGGTCTTCACCACGGTGACCTTCGCGACCCGGACGGTGCGGTTCCTGCTGCTCGTCTACGCGCCCAGCGCGGCCATGGCGCTGGTGCCGGGCTGA
- a CDS encoding PucR family transcriptional regulator, whose product MPPTLGAILRTPRLGLRLLSGDDVLDRPVRWVAVSELSDPTPYLAGGELLLTTGVRWPEGQQAARDYVRRLVGREITALGFGSGVVRDEVPPDLAEAAAEFGLPLIDVPESTPFIAVGEEVSRLLAREEYEGLTRAFAAQRELTRAALRGPGAVADRLAAELAGWVLLLTAEGEVRQAAPDSAAEHAAALDAEIRRLGASGRHASASLAVGEERVWLQPLGAGRRIRGYLAVGAGHHLDSTKRTLVNAAVSLLSLELERPPASGEELPAGTLEALLGGAVALDTEAAARLRAALPAEPVVVAVCDVPAGPSPVDDPALDGFPAAETGARLIVLGSENADPAAALLRATGGPVGAAPPGGHDALPAARAQAERALDAARSSSRALVRFTERPGGFRGLLDDTAAEHLARETLAPLLAHRNSGDLLGALRAYLAAAGRWDVAAADLGVHRHTLRNRITRVRELLDGDLDDPDYRTDLWLALRALETAQWRG is encoded by the coding sequence GTGCCGCCAACACTTGGTGCCATACTGCGCACCCCGCGACTCGGCCTGCGCCTGCTCAGCGGCGACGACGTACTCGACCGCCCGGTGCGCTGGGTCGCCGTGAGCGAGCTGAGTGACCCCACTCCCTACCTCGCCGGCGGCGAGCTGCTGCTGACTACCGGCGTGCGCTGGCCCGAGGGGCAGCAGGCGGCGCGCGACTACGTGCGGCGGCTGGTTGGGCGCGAGATCACGGCGCTCGGATTCGGCAGCGGGGTCGTGCGCGACGAGGTCCCCCCTGACCTGGCCGAGGCGGCCGCCGAGTTCGGCCTGCCGCTCATCGACGTGCCCGAGTCCACCCCGTTCATCGCGGTCGGCGAGGAGGTCTCCCGGCTACTGGCACGGGAGGAGTACGAAGGGCTGACACGGGCGTTCGCCGCGCAGCGGGAGCTGACCCGAGCGGCACTGCGGGGGCCCGGCGCTGTCGCCGACCGTCTCGCGGCCGAGCTGGCGGGTTGGGTCCTGCTGCTCACCGCCGAGGGGGAGGTCCGGCAGGCGGCACCGGACAGTGCCGCCGAGCACGCCGCCGCGCTGGATGCGGAGATCCGCAGGCTGGGCGCGTCAGGGCGGCACGCGAGCGCGTCCCTGGCGGTGGGGGAGGAGCGCGTCTGGCTGCAGCCGCTCGGAGCGGGCCGGCGGATTCGCGGCTACCTCGCCGTCGGCGCCGGGCACCACCTCGACTCGACGAAGCGGACGCTGGTCAACGCCGCGGTCTCGTTGCTGTCCCTGGAGCTGGAGCGCCCTCCGGCCAGCGGGGAGGAGCTGCCGGCCGGAACACTCGAAGCGCTGCTCGGCGGCGCCGTCGCACTGGACACCGAGGCGGCGGCGCGGTTGCGTGCCGCGTTGCCGGCCGAGCCCGTCGTTGTCGCCGTATGTGATGTTCCCGCGGGACCCTCGCCCGTGGACGACCCGGCGCTCGACGGTTTCCCGGCCGCCGAGACTGGGGCGCGTCTCATCGTGCTGGGTAGCGAGAACGCTGACCCCGCCGCCGCGCTCCTGCGCGCCACCGGGGGGCCGGTGGGCGCCGCCCCGCCCGGCGGCCACGACGCCCTGCCCGCGGCCCGCGCCCAGGCGGAAAGGGCGCTGGACGCGGCCCGATCGAGCTCACGGGCGCTGGTGCGCTTCACCGAACGGCCCGGCGGGTTCCGCGGACTGCTGGACGACACCGCAGCGGAGCACCTGGCCCGGGAGACTCTCGCGCCGCTGCTCGCGCACCGCAATAGCGGCGATCTCCTTGGGGCGCTGCGCGCGTACCTGGCCGCCGCCGGCCGGTGGGACGTCGCAGCCGCGGACCTGGGAGTCCACCGGCACACTCTGCGCAACCGGATCACCCGGGTCCGCGAGCTGCTCGACGGCGACCTGGACGACCCCGACTACCGCACCGATCTCTGGCTCGCGCTACGGGCACTGGAGACAGCCCAGTGGCGCGGGTAG
- a CDS encoding carbon-nitrogen hydrolase family protein, which translates to MVQVAVGQFAPGEDKDANLATASRLVAGAARKGARVVLLPEYAMFTAPRVDHRFVDAAEPLDGPFVTGLSRIASEHGVHVVAGVNEEVPGSDHFLNTLLAMGPEGVPAAAYRKLHLYDAFGVTESEVVQPGEIEPPQTFAVDELTFGLQTCYDLRFPEVTRRIVDAGADVLLLGAEWVPGPLKEDHWVTLTRARAIENTIYIAAAGQNAPAGSGNSMIVDPMGTRVAGLGEETGIAAAQVSAERVAEVRTRNPSLRLRRFTVAPG; encoded by the coding sequence ATGGTCCAGGTCGCGGTCGGCCAGTTCGCCCCGGGCGAGGACAAGGACGCCAACCTCGCCACAGCGAGCCGGCTCGTCGCCGGCGCCGCCCGCAAGGGCGCACGGGTCGTGCTGCTGCCGGAGTACGCGATGTTCACCGCGCCCCGGGTCGACCACCGGTTCGTCGACGCGGCCGAACCGCTCGACGGCCCGTTCGTCACCGGCCTCTCCCGGATCGCCAGTGAGCACGGTGTGCACGTCGTCGCCGGCGTGAACGAGGAAGTGCCCGGCTCCGACCACTTCCTGAACACCCTCCTGGCCATGGGCCCCGAAGGGGTGCCCGCGGCGGCCTACCGGAAGCTGCATCTCTACGACGCGTTCGGGGTAACCGAGTCGGAGGTCGTCCAGCCGGGCGAGATCGAGCCACCCCAGACGTTCGCTGTCGACGAGCTGACATTCGGCCTGCAGACCTGCTACGACCTTCGCTTTCCCGAGGTGACCCGGCGGATCGTCGATGCCGGAGCCGATGTGCTGCTGCTCGGCGCGGAGTGGGTCCCCGGGCCGTTGAAGGAGGACCACTGGGTCACCCTCACGCGGGCACGGGCGATCGAGAACACCATCTACATCGCCGCGGCGGGCCAGAACGCCCCCGCCGGCTCCGGGAACAGCATGATCGTGGACCCCATGGGCACCCGGGTCGCCGGGTTGGGCGAGGAGACCGGCATCGCGGCCGCCCAGGTCTCGGCGGAGCGGGTGGCCGAGGTGCGGACCAGGAATCCTTCGCTGCGCCTGCGCCGGTTCACGGTGGCGCCGGGCTAG
- a CDS encoding suppressor of fused domain protein produces MTGVRVLLNQVSPYRSRRVVVEYDSRTTAAYLLDAQGDVRVPVWLANHVVAPETSDPSGLYRGQAPLMPAACTKHPYGRAKFDPDRLRAVWFEEGDGVALLDGDTPLAIIPGWAEADSGLPGYASEAIGRSAFAWELDAVESRLWPRVVHAEAYWSWRASPNAWRSVQRTVFNHLTRRVGAAGHYWDVSDGHAPLIRVSEHPPRSGRPFTVLSTVGMCGQRMPTLDRYMADTSSYARVELGLATTMPAHLAARIFRWIAAFPWRAVTWFGPGHSVKWLDNTEDSAMRGESTAVLLIADPTPLSAGGAQKPPDTSGLAFHGDPVHWLWIVPITRAEHLFAKEHDAATLIDKLAAEGRSWVLG; encoded by the coding sequence TTGACCGGGGTTCGCGTCCTCCTCAACCAGGTCAGCCCGTATCGAAGCCGCCGCGTGGTCGTCGAGTACGACTCCCGCACCACGGCCGCCTACCTGCTCGACGCCCAGGGTGACGTTCGCGTCCCGGTCTGGCTGGCCAACCACGTGGTCGCGCCCGAAACCAGCGACCCGAGTGGCCTGTACAGGGGACAGGCCCCTCTCATGCCGGCGGCCTGCACGAAGCACCCGTACGGCCGGGCCAAGTTCGACCCCGATCGGCTGCGGGCCGTGTGGTTCGAGGAGGGTGACGGTGTCGCGCTCCTCGACGGCGACACCCCGCTCGCGATCATCCCCGGCTGGGCCGAGGCCGACAGCGGGTTGCCCGGATACGCCAGCGAGGCGATCGGCCGCAGCGCGTTCGCCTGGGAGCTCGACGCCGTTGAGTCCCGGCTGTGGCCGCGCGTGGTGCACGCCGAGGCGTACTGGAGCTGGCGCGCGTCGCCCAACGCCTGGCGCAGCGTGCAGCGCACCGTGTTCAACCACCTCACGCGCCGGGTCGGGGCCGCCGGGCACTACTGGGACGTCTCCGACGGGCACGCCCCGCTCATCCGGGTCTCCGAGCACCCGCCCCGCTCCGGCCGCCCCTTCACGGTCCTGAGCACGGTGGGGATGTGTGGCCAGCGCATGCCCACGCTCGACCGGTACATGGCCGACACCTCGTCCTACGCGCGGGTCGAGCTCGGGTTGGCCACCACCATGCCGGCGCATCTCGCCGCCCGGATATTCCGCTGGATCGCCGCGTTCCCGTGGCGCGCGGTCACCTGGTTCGGGCCGGGGCACAGCGTCAAGTGGCTGGACAACACCGAGGACTCGGCCATGCGCGGGGAAAGCACAGCGGTGCTGCTGATCGCCGACCCCACCCCGCTATCGGCGGGAGGAGCCCAGAAGCCACCCGACACATCCGGGCTCGCCTTCCACGGCGACCCGGTGCACTGGCTGTGGATCGTCCCGATCACCCGCGCCGAGCACCTCTTCGCCAAGGAGCACGACGCGGCCACCCTGATCGACAAGCTCGCCGCCGAGGGACGGAGCTGGGTGCTCGGTTAG
- a CDS encoding PucR family transcriptional regulator has translation MLPTLTDVLRLPALQRARPKVIVGSEHLDVTVRWVHIAEVTDLAHLLRGGELVLTTGIAMPDEPEALRRYVDDLAAVGVSGIAVELGRKYQADLPKALLDAARDARIPVISLDREARFVEITEAVHVRVVNEQLEELRESERLHEVFTQLSVDGAEPAQVLREVARLSGCPVVLENLTHQVLACDLNGEDPSILTSWENRSRAVRTGLRTVHDPGTNWLVTTVGARGQDWGRLILICGASPSPGQTMLVERAATTLALGRLLERHQESLERQTHRTIIAGIIDRSYSDPEEALVRARAVGVPLAGRQLIGLVLRLRTGGSGLAAQAKLADTAEGAARACRELRLPALVGSLDDVRVGILLALPEKEGLDPFLHRVADQVHERVGGRPVLAVGSRAEDIREVRRSFLEARQVSDVAVRQPERRPFYRLPDLHLRGLLHLFRDDERLQTYVERELGPLLAYDARHDSDLTEMLRCYLTAGRNKALAASSAHLSRPAFYERLRRISHVLDVDLESVETCLSLHVALLSLDSVRDRVAG, from the coding sequence GTGCTGCCCACGCTCACCGACGTCCTGCGCCTGCCGGCCCTGCAACGCGCGCGACCCAAGGTCATCGTGGGCTCGGAGCACCTGGACGTCACTGTGCGCTGGGTGCACATCGCCGAGGTCACTGACCTCGCGCACCTGCTGCGTGGCGGGGAGCTGGTGCTCACCACCGGCATCGCGATGCCCGACGAGCCCGAGGCGCTGCGGCGCTACGTGGACGACCTGGCGGCGGTCGGCGTCAGCGGCATCGCGGTCGAGCTGGGCCGCAAGTACCAGGCCGACCTCCCCAAGGCACTCCTCGACGCCGCGCGCGACGCCCGCATCCCGGTGATCTCGCTGGACCGCGAGGCGCGGTTCGTCGAGATCACCGAGGCCGTGCACGTCCGGGTGGTCAACGAGCAACTGGAGGAGCTGCGCGAGTCCGAACGGTTGCACGAGGTCTTCACCCAGTTGTCCGTCGACGGCGCCGAGCCGGCCCAGGTGCTCCGGGAGGTGGCACGGCTCTCGGGGTGCCCGGTGGTCCTGGAGAACCTGACGCACCAGGTGCTCGCCTGCGACCTCAACGGGGAGGACCCCAGCATCCTCACCTCCTGGGAGAACCGCTCCCGCGCGGTGCGCACCGGCCTGCGCACCGTGCACGATCCCGGCACCAACTGGCTGGTCACCACGGTGGGTGCGCGCGGCCAGGACTGGGGGCGGCTCATTCTCATCTGCGGCGCGTCCCCCTCTCCGGGACAGACCATGCTGGTGGAACGCGCCGCCACCACCCTCGCGCTCGGCCGGCTCCTCGAACGCCACCAGGAGAGCCTGGAGCGCCAGACGCACCGCACCATCATCGCGGGCATCATCGACCGCAGCTACTCCGATCCCGAGGAGGCCCTGGTTCGGGCCCGCGCAGTCGGCGTCCCCCTGGCCGGCCGGCAGCTCATCGGGCTGGTGCTCCGGCTCCGGACGGGAGGGTCCGGGCTGGCCGCGCAGGCGAAGCTGGCCGACACCGCCGAGGGCGCCGCCCGCGCCTGCCGCGAGCTGCGGTTGCCCGCGCTGGTCGGCTCCCTGGACGACGTCCGGGTCGGCATCCTGCTCGCGCTGCCCGAGAAAGAGGGCCTGGATCCGTTCCTGCACCGGGTCGCCGACCAGGTACACGAGCGCGTCGGAGGGCGGCCCGTACTGGCCGTCGGCTCGCGGGCGGAGGACATCCGCGAGGTGCGCCGGTCCTTCCTCGAAGCGCGCCAGGTCAGCGACGTCGCGGTGCGCCAGCCGGAGCGCCGCCCGTTCTACCGCCTCCCCGACCTGCATCTGCGCGGCCTGCTGCACCTCTTCCGGGACGACGAGCGGCTGCAGACCTACGTGGAGCGCGAGCTCGGCCCGCTGCTCGCCTACGACGCCCGGCACGACAGCGACCTGACCGAGATGCTGCGCTGCTACCTCACGGCCGGCCGGAACAAGGCACTGGCCGCGTCCAGCGCGCACCTGTCCCGCCCGGCGTTCTACGAACGGCTGCGGCGCATCTCGCACGTGCTGGACGTCGACCTGGAGTCCGTGGAGACCTGCCTCTCACTGCACGTCGCGCTGCTCTCCCTCGACTCGGTGCGCGACCGGGTCGCGGGCTGA
- a CDS encoding NCS1 family nucleobase:cation symporter-1, with protein sequence MRDDQPAQDTEQVPSGDPLAIDTIDPTLYNADLAPLSHRKRKWGAFEIFNVWSNDIQSLFGYTLAATLFISYGLNGWAVFAGIVLAGLIVMLLVNLTGRPSVKYGIPYPVMARASMGVRGAQFPALVRGIVAIFWYGVQTYFASTAIALLITAVLGGGDGATFLGMSAVGWVSYVIVAAFQLALFLRGIDWITRYLNWAGPLVYAVMIALMIAIWIRAGGGLLSELGAVFAGSGDYEGGPVTAFVAVVGTMIAYFAAVIINYGDFSRFVRTESKMKRGNLLGLPVSLALFSFLALVITAGTSVLYGEALTNPADIVERVDNVWLTVVAALTFFIATVGINLVANFIPPAYDLANMVPARISARTGGIITAGIAFVVGGLWVSVISSMGIDSFVDTLGAVLAPLYGIMVIDYYLLRRQRLNIQDLFSSAPDGEYYYSKGWNQRALGAFAIAATFSVATVWVPALESLSGFAWIFGAAFGGVLHYAFMRRSQARPAPAR encoded by the coding sequence GTGCGAGACGACCAGCCCGCCCAGGACACCGAGCAGGTCCCATCCGGTGACCCGCTCGCGATCGACACCATCGACCCCACGCTGTACAACGCCGACCTCGCGCCGCTTTCGCACCGCAAGCGCAAGTGGGGGGCGTTCGAGATCTTCAACGTGTGGTCCAACGACATCCAGAGCCTGTTCGGCTACACGCTCGCCGCGACGCTGTTCATCTCCTATGGGCTCAACGGCTGGGCGGTGTTCGCGGGGATCGTCCTCGCCGGGCTCATCGTGATGCTGCTGGTGAACCTGACCGGTAGGCCGAGCGTGAAGTACGGCATCCCGTACCCGGTCATGGCGCGCGCGAGCATGGGGGTCCGAGGAGCGCAGTTCCCCGCGCTGGTTCGCGGGATCGTCGCCATCTTCTGGTACGGGGTGCAGACCTACTTCGCCTCGACCGCGATCGCGCTGCTCATCACCGCCGTGCTCGGCGGGGGTGACGGCGCGACGTTCCTCGGCATGTCGGCCGTGGGGTGGGTCTCCTACGTCATCGTCGCGGCGTTCCAGCTCGCCCTGTTCCTGCGCGGAATCGACTGGATCACCAGATACCTGAACTGGGCCGGCCCTCTGGTCTACGCGGTCATGATCGCTCTCATGATCGCCATCTGGATCCGAGCCGGCGGCGGGTTGCTCTCCGAGCTCGGCGCCGTTTTCGCTGGCAGCGGGGACTACGAGGGAGGGCCGGTCACCGCGTTCGTCGCGGTCGTCGGCACGATGATCGCCTACTTCGCCGCGGTGATCATCAACTACGGCGACTTCTCGCGCTTCGTCAGGACCGAGTCCAAGATGAAGCGCGGCAACCTGCTCGGCCTGCCGGTCAGCCTCGCGCTGTTCTCGTTCCTCGCTCTGGTCATCACGGCCGGTACCAGTGTGCTGTACGGGGAGGCGCTGACCAACCCCGCCGACATCGTGGAGCGCGTCGACAACGTGTGGCTGACGGTCGTCGCGGCGCTGACCTTCTTCATCGCCACCGTCGGCATCAACCTCGTGGCGAACTTCATCCCCCCGGCCTACGACCTCGCCAACATGGTTCCGGCGAGGATCAGCGCGCGCACGGGCGGGATCATCACAGCGGGGATCGCGTTCGTCGTCGGTGGCCTGTGGGTCTCCGTCATCAGCTCCATGGGGATCGACTCCTTCGTCGACACGCTGGGAGCCGTCCTGGCGCCGCTCTACGGGATCATGGTCATCGACTACTACCTGCTGCGCCGCCAGCGCCTCAACATCCAGGACCTGTTCTCGTCCGCACCGGACGGCGAGTACTACTACTCCAAGGGCTGGAACCAGCGTGCGCTCGGCGCGTTCGCGATCGCCGCGACCTTCTCCGTGGCCACAGTGTGGGTCCCTGCTCTGGAGAGCCTGTCGGGCTTCGCCTGGATCTTCGGTGCCGCCTTCGGCGGGGTCCTGCATTACGCGTTCATGCGCCGGAGCCAAGCGCGCCCCGCGCCCGCACGGTGA
- the rlmN gene encoding 23S rRNA (adenine(2503)-C(2))-methyltransferase RlmN: MPAELTFAAPSRATPPRHLADLTPEERGAAVTELGEQAFRAKQLAKHYFGHLESDTAAMTDLPADSRERLGDALLPTLLTPVRHITCDNGMTRKTLWKAFDGVMFESVLMRYPDRVTLCVSSQAGCGMNCPFCATGQNGLTRNLSTGEIVDQVVASARDLARGEVAGGTGRISNIVFMGMGEPLANYRRVLESVRRMTDPVPSGLGISQRGVTVSTVGLVPAIEKLTAERMQVRLAISLHAPDDELRDELVPVNNRWKVSEVLDSAWAYAATTGRRVSIEYALIRDINDQAWRADLLGELLAGHLVHVNLIPLNPTPGSKWTASRPEDEREFVRRLESHGVSVTIRDTRGQEIDGACGQLAAAEK, translated from the coding sequence ATGCCTGCCGAGCTCACTTTCGCCGCCCCGAGCCGGGCTACCCCGCCTCGCCACCTCGCCGACCTCACCCCCGAGGAGCGGGGCGCCGCGGTCACCGAGCTGGGCGAGCAGGCGTTCCGCGCCAAGCAGCTCGCCAAGCACTATTTCGGCCATCTGGAGTCCGATACCGCGGCCATGACCGACCTGCCCGCGGATTCGCGGGAGCGCCTCGGCGACGCGCTGCTGCCCACCCTGCTCACCCCGGTGCGCCATATCACCTGCGACAACGGTATGACGCGCAAGACACTGTGGAAGGCGTTCGACGGGGTGATGTTCGAGTCGGTCCTCATGCGCTACCCGGACCGCGTGACACTGTGCGTGTCGTCGCAGGCCGGGTGCGGGATGAACTGCCCGTTCTGCGCCACGGGGCAGAACGGCCTCACCCGCAACCTGTCCACCGGGGAGATCGTCGACCAGGTGGTCGCCAGCGCGCGCGACCTCGCGCGGGGCGAGGTCGCCGGCGGAACGGGCCGGATCAGCAACATCGTGTTCATGGGCATGGGGGAGCCGCTGGCCAACTACCGGCGGGTGCTGGAGTCGGTGCGCCGGATGACCGACCCTGTTCCCTCCGGCCTGGGAATCTCCCAGCGCGGCGTCACGGTCTCCACGGTGGGTCTGGTCCCGGCGATCGAGAAGCTGACCGCCGAACGGATGCAGGTCCGGTTGGCCATCTCGCTGCACGCGCCCGACGACGAGCTCCGCGACGAGCTCGTCCCGGTCAACAACCGCTGGAAGGTCTCCGAGGTGCTCGACTCGGCGTGGGCCTACGCCGCGACCACCGGCCGCCGGGTCTCGATCGAGTACGCGCTGATCCGCGACATCAACGACCAGGCGTGGCGCGCTGACCTCCTCGGTGAGTTGCTGGCCGGCCACCTGGTGCACGTGAACCTGATCCCGCTCAACCCCACTCCCGGTTCGAAGTGGACGGCGTCGCGCCCGGAGGACGAGCGCGAGTTCGTGCGCCGGCTGGAGTCCCACGGGGTCTCGGTGACCATCCGCGACACCCGCGGCCAGGAGATCGACGGAGCGTGCGGTCAGCTCGCCGCCGCGGAGAAGTAG